In Dyadobacter sp. NIV53, a single window of DNA contains:
- a CDS encoding NuoM family protein, which yields MILVALICITMTGGILGLILGKWNKNLPRWIALASVSAGFLILVSFWLNLNQSISINNDGNWLIEFRQTWIGSFGISFHLAADGLSFLLLILTFFLGIIAVLCSWTEITERTGFYYFNLLWILAGVSGVFMAMDLFLFYFFWEVMLIPMYFLIGIWGSENRVYAAYKFFIFTQASGLLMLLAILGLYFIHAQNTGIYTFDYFELAGTIVPPAFAFWLTMGFMIAFAVKLPIVPFHTWLPDAHSEAPTTGSLILAGLLLKTGAYGMLRFVIPLFPATAHQIAFPAMLLGVLGIIYGAILAFSQTDLKRLVAFTSVSHMGFVMIGIFSFNELALQGVVMQLVTHAISTGALFIMAGMLKERLHTRDMNRMGGLWLGMPQMGAIGLLFAMASLGLPGTGNFIAEFLILLGAFKANIWLTVLATSGLVFSAVYSLRIVQKIFLGPQQEQQQTLDFSLREKLVMAVLTLSIIGLGLYPQPVLNTAAPAINKLVSIMMTEPVDLQKDRQTYVRH from the coding sequence ATGATTCTCGTCGCTCTTATCTGTATCACCATGACTGGTGGAATTTTAGGGCTCATCCTTGGCAAATGGAACAAAAACCTTCCACGATGGATCGCGCTGGCCTCAGTATCAGCCGGATTTCTGATACTTGTATCTTTTTGGTTGAATCTTAATCAATCCATCAGTATCAATAACGACGGCAACTGGCTTATTGAGTTCAGGCAAACCTGGATCGGTTCATTTGGGATCAGTTTTCACCTGGCAGCGGACGGGCTGAGCTTTCTTTTGCTGATACTCACATTCTTTCTCGGGATTATAGCCGTACTCTGTTCATGGACAGAAATTACTGAACGGACGGGATTTTATTATTTCAATCTGCTTTGGATATTGGCGGGCGTTTCCGGTGTATTTATGGCAATGGATCTGTTTCTGTTTTATTTTTTCTGGGAAGTAATGCTCATTCCAATGTATTTCCTGATCGGGATATGGGGAAGTGAGAACAGGGTTTATGCAGCTTACAAATTCTTTATTTTTACTCAGGCAAGCGGTCTGTTAATGCTTCTAGCTATACTGGGTTTATATTTTATTCATGCCCAAAATACAGGAATTTATACTTTTGATTACTTTGAACTGGCTGGTACAATCGTTCCTCCTGCGTTTGCTTTTTGGCTGACAATGGGATTTATGATTGCTTTTGCAGTTAAACTACCCATAGTGCCATTTCATACATGGCTGCCTGATGCGCATAGCGAAGCACCTACAACCGGTAGTCTGATTTTGGCCGGCTTACTCTTAAAAACCGGCGCTTACGGTATGCTGCGTTTTGTTATTCCTTTGTTTCCTGCCACGGCCCATCAGATTGCGTTTCCGGCAATGCTTCTCGGCGTACTAGGCATTATTTATGGAGCTATTCTGGCATTCTCACAGACAGATTTGAAACGACTCGTTGCGTTTACCTCCGTTAGTCACATGGGTTTTGTAATGATCGGTATTTTTTCATTCAATGAACTGGCATTACAGGGAGTTGTTATGCAGCTTGTTACACATGCAATCAGTACCGGCGCATTATTCATTATGGCCGGAATGCTTAAAGAGCGCCTTCATACGCGGGATATGAACCGCATGGGCGGACTCTGGCTCGGGATGCCGCAAATGGGTGCCATTGGATTGTTATTTGCGATGGCTTCACTGGGATTACCAGGAACAGGAAATTTCATCGCTGAGTTTCTGATACTCTTAGGTGCATTTAAGGCAAACATTTGGCTGACTGTCCTGGCAACATCAGGACTTGTTTTTTCAGCTGTTTATTCATTGCGTATTGTGCAGAAAATATTCCTGGGGCCACAGCAGGAACAGCAGCAAACCCTTGATTTTTCATTGCGTGAAAAGCTTGTTATGGCAGTTTTGACCTTATCGATAATTGGTTTAGGCCTGTACCCGCAACCTGTTTTGAATACCGCCGCTCCGGCAATTAATAAGCTGGTAAGCATAATGATGACTGAACCTGTTGATTTACAAAAAGACCGGCAAACTTATGTCAGACACTGA
- the nuoL gene encoding NADH-quinone oxidoreductase subunit L, whose product MDNLFLLIPAFPLAGFLILVTGRNRLSRRFIALVGAGSVCLSAIITIMVGLAFLSSTPPTGFYSQTLWTWLDVADFNPEITLKLDALSLVFVFVITFIGALIHIYSAGFMAHDTDYARFFASMNLFVVSMLLLVLADNLLLLYLGWEGVGLCSYLLIGFWYENPVNGYAARKAFTITRIGDTAMAIGLFMIFYQFGTLVISEISSTATVVLRQNTSGATVIALLLLAGGIGKSAQLPLQTWLPDAMAGPSPVSALIHAATMVTAGVYLIARLHVIFELSPVAQMTVAIIGAATLFVAGMSALTQFDIKRVLAYSTISQIGYMFLALGVGAWTAAVFHFMVHAFFKALLFLAAGAIIESLHHEHNMFKMGGLKNKMPLIFWTFLAGAVSLAAIPLISSGFYSKDQILWYAWAAEKGNPMLWFVAFFGAFITAAYTTRMMIVTFYGEPKTEIGHLPGKLMTVPLVVLAIFSLIAGFIELPHNFGHFTLFSDLLSPVFPATELRVEENTEWLFQLLAVLATFGGVYLSYIFYYKQPYRIEKLRQSALANGLYNFWFSGWGFDRLYNSLFVGPFVFISGINKNDVVDKIYTGISAGTNGIYRLLSDTQTGSLRWYIMGMVIGAIVVLGLQIIL is encoded by the coding sequence ATGGACAACCTTTTTTTGCTCATACCTGCTTTCCCTCTGGCTGGTTTTCTGATACTGGTAACCGGAAGGAACCGTTTATCCAGGAGGTTCATTGCCCTGGTCGGTGCAGGAAGTGTTTGCCTTTCAGCCATTATAACGATAATGGTCGGATTAGCTTTTCTTTCTTCAACGCCTCCAACAGGTTTCTATTCCCAAACATTATGGACGTGGCTGGATGTGGCTGATTTTAATCCGGAAATCACATTAAAACTGGATGCATTATCGCTCGTTTTCGTTTTCGTCATTACTTTCATAGGGGCTCTGATCCACATTTATTCAGCCGGTTTCATGGCACATGATACCGATTACGCCCGGTTTTTTGCCAGCATGAACCTGTTTGTGGTTTCCATGCTATTGCTGGTTTTGGCGGATAACCTGCTTTTATTATATCTGGGCTGGGAAGGAGTGGGGTTATGCAGTTATCTGCTCATTGGTTTTTGGTATGAAAATCCGGTCAACGGATATGCGGCGCGTAAAGCTTTTACCATCACAAGAATAGGGGATACGGCTATGGCGATTGGACTTTTTATGATCTTCTATCAGTTTGGTACGCTCGTTATTTCTGAAATTTCTTCCACTGCTACGGTTGTTTTACGTCAGAACACATCGGGTGCAACTGTGATCGCTTTGTTACTTTTAGCAGGAGGAATAGGGAAATCGGCTCAGCTTCCATTACAAACGTGGCTGCCTGATGCCATGGCGGGTCCTTCACCAGTAAGTGCGCTTATTCATGCAGCCACCATGGTTACGGCAGGAGTTTATCTTATTGCCAGATTGCATGTTATTTTTGAACTTTCGCCGGTTGCACAAATGACTGTTGCCATTATTGGGGCCGCTACATTATTTGTAGCCGGGATGAGTGCACTGACACAATTTGATATCAAGCGTGTGCTTGCCTATTCCACCATCAGCCAGATCGGATACATGTTTCTGGCATTGGGAGTTGGCGCGTGGACGGCTGCCGTTTTTCATTTTATGGTTCATGCTTTTTTTAAAGCCCTTTTGTTCCTGGCCGCGGGAGCAATTATAGAATCGCTTCATCATGAGCACAATATGTTCAAAATGGGAGGGCTTAAAAACAAAATGCCGCTCATTTTCTGGACATTCCTTGCCGGAGCAGTTTCATTAGCTGCAATACCTCTGATAAGTTCTGGATTTTATAGTAAAGACCAGATACTGTGGTACGCATGGGCGGCAGAAAAGGGGAATCCTATGCTGTGGTTCGTAGCTTTTTTCGGCGCGTTTATTACAGCTGCCTACACCACCAGAATGATGATCGTCACTTTTTACGGAGAGCCAAAAACCGAAATTGGCCATCTTCCCGGTAAGCTCATGACAGTACCGCTGGTGGTCCTTGCGATTTTTTCATTGATAGCAGGCTTCATTGAGCTGCCTCATAATTTCGGGCATTTTACACTTTTTTCAGATTTGCTAAGCCCTGTTTTTCCTGCAACGGAATTAAGAGTAGAGGAAAATACCGAATGGCTGTTCCAGCTTTTGGCTGTACTGGCAACTTTTGGAGGTGTTTACCTTTCCTATATTTTTTATTACAAACAGCCGTACAGGATCGAGAAGTTGCGGCAATCGGCATTAGCAAATGGTTTGTATAATTTCTGGTTTTCGGGCTGGGGATTCGACAGGTTGTACAACTCCCTATTTGTAGGTCCGTTTGTTTTTATCTCCGGAATCAATAAAAACGATGTGGTTGATAAAATTTATACGGGTATATCTGCGGGAACCAATGGTATATACAGGCTACTGTCTGATACCCAGACCGGATCACTCAGATGGTACATTATGGGTATGGTCATTGGTGCAATTGTGGTACTAGGTTTACAGATTATATTATGA
- the nuoK gene encoding NADH-quinone oxidoreductase subunit NuoK → MKSTIPIEMVMLLAGLLFALGIAGVVIRKNIVFMLLSVEIMLNAAGLAFIAAGSRWSQPDGQVMFVFILAMAAAEVSIGLALILQIYHQHKSLDIDKLKEMNG, encoded by the coding sequence ATGAAATCAACGATACCAATAGAAATGGTCATGCTGCTGGCCGGGTTGCTCTTTGCCCTGGGAATTGCCGGTGTTGTAATCCGGAAAAACATTGTTTTTATGTTGTTGTCAGTTGAGATCATGCTTAACGCGGCAGGTTTGGCTTTTATAGCTGCGGGCTCACGCTGGTCGCAACCGGATGGGCAGGTCATGTTTGTATTTATCCTGGCCATGGCAGCAGCAGAAGTTTCGATCGGACTGGCATTGATCTTACAGATATACCATCAGCATAAATCCCTGGACATTGACAAGCTCAAGGAAATGAACGGGTAA
- the nuoJ gene encoding NADH-quinone oxidoreductase subunit J, with product METVFYITAGVTVISTIMVITRHNPVHALLYLVISLLSLAMIFFLLGAPFAALLEIIIYAGAIMVLFIFVIMLLNLGQETAEQEKKWLKLKVWIGPAILSAILFVQLCYLISSPEQAIYDQQIVGPEPVALSLFRVYLIGVELAAMLLMAAVVGAAHIGRHKKVVLHRFLKEEVI from the coding sequence ATGGAAACGGTCTTTTACATCACGGCTGGTGTTACAGTGATCTCCACCATTATGGTTATTACGAGGCATAATCCTGTACATGCGTTGCTTTATCTGGTCATTTCACTACTGTCACTTGCCATGATCTTTTTTTTATTGGGTGCACCTTTTGCGGCATTGCTTGAAATTATCATTTATGCAGGCGCAATTATGGTATTATTCATTTTTGTGATCATGCTCTTAAACCTTGGCCAGGAAACCGCGGAACAGGAAAAGAAATGGCTGAAACTGAAAGTGTGGATTGGGCCGGCTATACTTTCTGCCATTCTTTTTGTTCAGTTATGTTACCTCATTTCATCACCCGAACAAGCTATTTATGATCAGCAGATTGTCGGTCCCGAGCCGGTAGCATTGTCATTGTTCCGGGTTTATCTGATTGGTGTAGAGCTGGCCGCCATGTTGCTGATGGCAGCAGTAGTTGGGGCTGCTCACATTGGCAGGCATAAAAAGGTCGTGTTACACCGTTTTTTAAAAGAGGAAGTAATATGA
- the nuoI gene encoding NADH-quinone oxidoreductase subunit NuoI: protein MISLLRSMALTFLHMFRKRETIQYPEEKVQLHPRWRGRIVLTRDPDMGERCVGCYLCAAACPVDCISLQATEDENGRRYPEFFRINFSRCIFCGYCEEACPTYAIQLLPDFEMAEYNRQNLVYEKEDLLIDSEGKYPGYNYYKVAGLAAGIKDKGEGENEEPPVDVRSLLP, encoded by the coding sequence ATGATCAGTCTATTGAGATCGATGGCACTTACTTTTCTGCACATGTTCAGAAAACGTGAAACCATACAATATCCCGAAGAGAAGGTACAGCTCCATCCGCGTTGGCGAGGCCGGATCGTTCTAACACGCGACCCGGATATGGGTGAACGCTGTGTGGGATGTTACTTGTGTGCTGCCGCTTGCCCGGTAGACTGCATTTCACTGCAGGCAACGGAAGATGAAAATGGCCGACGATATCCGGAGTTTTTCCGTATCAATTTTTCAAGATGCATTTTCTGTGGCTATTGTGAAGAGGCTTGCCCGACCTACGCTATTCAGCTGCTTCCCGATTTTGAAATGGCGGAATACAACCGGCAGAATCTGGTTTATGAAAAAGAGGATTTACTCATTGATAGTGAGGGGAAATATCCCGGCTATAATTATTATAAAGTTGCCGGATTGGCAGCGGGTATAAAAGATAAAGGGGAAGGTGAAAATGAAGAACCACCCGTGGATGTGCGCAGCTTGTTGCCCTAG
- the nuoH gene encoding NADH-quinone oxidoreductase subunit NuoH has translation MNETLRYVLMIVIALFTLTTVAAWLIWLERRLLALWQDRYGPNRAGPFGLLIVAADTIKLFFKEDWIPPFADKVIFVIAPAIVAAAVLMGFVIIPFAPGILISDLNVGLLFFLAMSSLGVYSIVLGGWASNNKYSLLGALRGSSQMISYEVFMGLSLMGVVMLSGSFRLTDIVLAQQNYWFVFTQPVGFVIFLIAGIAETHRLPFDIPEAESELVAGFHSEYSGMKFGMFFIGEYLGITLVSAMVVTIFFGGWLGPSFLPPLFWFCLKTFAFISFFILLRASLPRPRYDQLMEYGWKIILPVALLNLLVTGAIALQTEL, from the coding sequence ATGAACGAAACCCTCCGTTATGTACTGATGATTGTAATTGCGCTGTTTACACTTACCACGGTTGCGGCATGGCTGATCTGGCTGGAAAGGCGTTTGCTGGCGCTCTGGCAGGACAGGTATGGGCCAAATCGTGCAGGGCCATTTGGGTTACTTATCGTGGCAGCGGATACCATCAAACTGTTTTTTAAGGAAGACTGGATTCCGCCTTTTGCGGATAAAGTGATTTTTGTAATTGCCCCAGCCATAGTTGCGGCCGCTGTACTTATGGGTTTTGTGATCATTCCTTTTGCACCTGGCATTCTTATCTCCGACCTGAATGTTGGTTTGCTGTTTTTTCTGGCCATGTCGTCGCTGGGTGTTTACAGTATTGTACTGGGTGGCTGGGCATCCAATAATAAATATTCATTGCTGGGCGCATTAAGAGGCTCTTCGCAAATGATTAGTTATGAGGTTTTTATGGGACTTTCGTTAATGGGTGTGGTGATGCTTTCAGGCTCATTCCGGCTCACAGATATAGTTTTGGCGCAGCAGAATTACTGGTTTGTTTTTACACAGCCCGTAGGTTTTGTTATTTTTCTGATCGCAGGTATTGCAGAAACGCACCGGCTGCCATTTGATATACCGGAGGCCGAAAGTGAGCTGGTGGCTGGATTTCACTCGGAATATTCAGGTATGAAATTCGGGATGTTTTTTATAGGTGAATATCTGGGCATAACACTTGTTTCGGCAATGGTAGTTACGATATTTTTCGGAGGCTGGCTGGGTCCGTCATTTCTTCCACCACTGTTTTGGTTTTGCCTGAAAACGTTTGCTTTCATTTCATTTTTTATATTACTGAGGGCATCACTGCCACGGCCAAGGTACGATCAGCTGATGGAATATGGCTGGAAAATTATATTGCCTGTTGCTCTGCTGAATCTGCTGGTTACCGGGGCAATTGCGCTGCAAACAGAACTTTGA
- the nuoG gene encoding NADH-quinone oxidoreductase subunit NuoG, whose product MAVIHIDKKPYEAKEGKNLLETCLTLGFNLPYFCWHPAMGSVGACRQCAVRLFKDENDTNGRLVMACMEGVRDNMFVSLDDQVARDFRSQNIEWLMTNHPHDCAVCDEGGSCHLQDMTVMTGHAYRRFGFKKRTYKNQYLGPFINHEMNRCIQCYRCVRFYKDYAGGKDLDVFAAHDHVYFGREKDGVLENEFSGNLAEICPTGVFTDKTLKEHYTRKWDMTMAPSICQHCSLGCNIIASERYGKIRQITSRFNSEVNGYFICDRGRFGYEFVNSKERVLYPVFRGETAGKQTLYENLKAVLSSQKVIGIGSPRASLEANFALRQLVGKEHFYQGIPEKEARLLHNVHTTLNSGQVHTPSLKEMEEADVVLILGEDVTNSAPRMALALRQAVRKKPLENAGQIHLPSWHDAALREFIQDEKGELFIAYPTQTKLDEIACDTHYAAPDDIARFGFAIANFLNEKAPVPGRLDEEILKQAGQIGQILQKAERPLIIAGTSLGDEDIIKAATNIALALCLKNNKTGLSFVIPECNSMGLTMMNAPSLNEAMEIVKDKEADTVIILENDLYRRISKKEADDFFNSCKQIVVLDHLHNATTDRATVLIPAATFAEGDGTLVNNEGRAQCFFQVFAPSNENIRESWRWLDEFRQFKNNVEPDNLQESGNLMQEMVKEMPQFKGADTVVPPPDFRINGQKIPREPHRYSGRTAILANVAVSEPKPPEDTDSPLSFTMEGYRGIPPAPLIPFFWSPGWNSVQSINKYQIEVGGPLHGGDPGKRILGTGKISVHDFQDNIPLAFKVKNDEMLIVPLPHIFGSDELSAYSAPIDARTPEPYILIGTKDAAHFDVDENTALSVRIKGQSYDLAVKIDKKMPEGLAGIPFNFSAMPGMSLPAKGILTKTKL is encoded by the coding sequence ATGGCAGTCATTCATATTGATAAAAAGCCTTACGAAGCAAAAGAGGGTAAAAACCTGCTCGAAACCTGTCTGACACTGGGTTTTAATCTACCTTATTTTTGCTGGCATCCCGCAATGGGATCTGTTGGAGCGTGCCGTCAGTGTGCAGTCAGGCTTTTTAAAGATGAAAATGATACAAACGGCAGGCTGGTAATGGCCTGTATGGAAGGGGTCCGCGACAATATGTTTGTGTCGCTGGATGATCAGGTAGCCAGGGATTTTCGCTCGCAAAATATTGAATGGCTGATGACCAACCACCCGCATGACTGTGCAGTTTGTGATGAAGGAGGTTCTTGTCATTTGCAGGATATGACTGTCATGACCGGCCATGCTTACCGGCGTTTCGGATTCAAAAAGCGTACGTACAAAAACCAGTACCTGGGGCCATTTATCAATCATGAAATGAACCGGTGTATACAGTGTTACCGCTGTGTGAGGTTTTATAAAGATTATGCGGGCGGGAAAGACCTGGATGTTTTTGCTGCACATGATCATGTTTATTTCGGCAGGGAAAAAGACGGAGTTCTTGAAAACGAGTTCAGTGGAAATCTGGCTGAAATTTGTCCGACAGGTGTTTTTACAGACAAAACACTGAAAGAACATTACACCCGGAAATGGGATATGACCATGGCGCCTTCCATTTGCCAGCATTGCAGTCTTGGATGTAATATCATTGCCAGTGAAAGATATGGGAAGATCCGGCAAATTACGAGTCGTTTTAACAGTGAGGTTAATGGTTATTTCATTTGTGACAGGGGAAGGTTCGGGTATGAATTTGTGAATAGTAAAGAGCGGGTTTTATATCCAGTTTTTCGTGGAGAAACTGCGGGTAAACAAACCTTGTATGAAAATCTGAAAGCCGTTTTATCCAGTCAGAAAGTGATAGGGATCGGTTCTCCCAGGGCTTCTCTTGAGGCTAACTTTGCATTACGGCAATTGGTCGGGAAGGAGCATTTTTATCAGGGAATTCCTGAAAAAGAAGCCAGGCTGCTGCATAATGTTCATACTACACTGAATTCCGGACAGGTTCACACGCCCTCTCTAAAAGAAATGGAGGAGGCCGATGTTGTATTGATTTTGGGAGAAGATGTTACCAATTCGGCACCGCGAATGGCACTGGCTTTGCGGCAGGCTGTCCGAAAAAAACCTTTGGAAAATGCGGGGCAGATCCATTTGCCTTCCTGGCACGATGCCGCATTGCGTGAATTTATCCAGGACGAAAAAGGGGAGTTGTTCATTGCCTATCCAACTCAAACCAAACTGGACGAAATTGCCTGTGACACACATTACGCAGCACCGGACGATATTGCCCGATTCGGTTTTGCGATTGCCAACTTTTTAAATGAGAAGGCCCCTGTACCAGGCAGACTGGATGAAGAAATATTGAAACAAGCCGGACAAATCGGACAGATCCTCCAAAAAGCAGAAAGGCCGCTGATCATTGCCGGAACCAGCCTGGGCGATGAAGATATTATCAAAGCTGCTACCAATATTGCGCTTGCACTTTGTCTGAAAAATAATAAAACCGGCCTTTCTTTTGTCATTCCAGAGTGCAACTCAATGGGATTAACAATGATGAATGCGCCTTCTTTGAATGAAGCAATGGAAATTGTTAAAGATAAAGAAGCGGATACAGTTATTATTCTTGAAAACGATTTGTACCGCAGGATTTCTAAAAAAGAGGCTGACGATTTTTTTAATTCGTGTAAACAAATCGTTGTCCTGGATCACCTGCATAACGCCACTACCGACCGGGCAACGGTGCTTATTCCGGCTGCTACATTTGCCGAAGGCGACGGAACGCTGGTCAATAATGAAGGCCGTGCACAATGCTTTTTCCAGGTATTTGCACCGTCAAATGAAAATATAAGAGAAAGCTGGCGGTGGCTGGACGAATTCAGGCAATTCAAAAATAATGTAGAACCTGATAATTTGCAGGAATCCGGCAACCTGATGCAGGAAATGGTGAAGGAAATGCCTCAGTTTAAAGGAGCGGATACTGTGGTTCCGCCACCTGATTTTCGCATTAACGGACAGAAAATTCCCAGGGAGCCACATCGGTACAGTGGTCGTACTGCTATTCTTGCTAATGTGGCTGTAAGTGAGCCAAAACCTCCGGAGGATACCGATTCGCCACTTTCTTTCACGATGGAAGGATATAGGGGGATCCCTCCGGCGCCTTTAATTCCATTTTTCTGGTCGCCGGGCTGGAACTCAGTGCAATCCATTAATAAGTACCAGATTGAAGTCGGAGGGCCGCTGCATGGCGGGGATCCGGGCAAAAGAATTTTAGGGACCGGAAAAATATCTGTCCATGATTTTCAGGATAATATACCTCTTGCTTTTAAGGTGAAAAACGATGAAATGCTGATCGTACCGTTGCCTCATATTTTTGGCTCTGATGAGCTCAGTGCTTATTCTGCTCCAATTGACGCACGTACGCCGGAACCATACATACTAATAGGAACAAAGGATGCTGCCCATTTTGACGTTGACGAAAACACAGCATTAAGTGTCAGGATTAAGGGACAAAGTTATGATCTGGCTGTAAAGATTGATAAAAAAATGCCGGAGGGACTTGCAGGAATTCCGTTTAATTTTTCAGCTATGCCCGGCATGAGTTTACCGGCGAAAGGAATTTTAACCAAAACAAAGCTATGA
- the nuoF gene encoding NADH-quinone oxidoreductase subunit NuoF produces METPLTRLINSNRPALNLKDYEREGGYQSVHKAIKSMTPAEVTKLVQDSDLKGRGGAGFNTGMKWSFVPMNNTSPTKYLIANADEMEPGTFKDRLLLEGNPHQMIEGMIVSAFAIQANISYIFLRWAYKKAARLLRHAIDEAYAAGYLGRDILGSGYNLEMYLHTGVGRYICGEETALLNALEGKRATPRTKPPFPQISGLFGKPTIVNNVETLCNIPHIINNGADWFKGLSPGSDAGTKLYGVSGRVNNPGLWELPMGITMRELIEVHAGGMKNGYQFKGALPGGASTDFLVNKHMDVKLDFKSVAAAGSRLGTGTMIVLDDQTCPVGFVHNLEHFFAQESCGWCTPCREGLPWTEKILLAMENGKGRAEDLQLLDMHTKYLGPGNTFCALAPGAMEPLQSALKYFKEDFDKHINEKKCPWR; encoded by the coding sequence ATGGAAACGCCTCTTACCCGGCTTATTAATTCCAACCGGCCCGCTCTAAATCTGAAAGATTATGAACGGGAAGGAGGATATCAGTCTGTGCACAAAGCAATAAAATCAATGACTCCGGCTGAGGTTACCAAACTGGTGCAGGATTCTGATTTGAAGGGCAGGGGAGGTGCAGGTTTTAATACGGGCATGAAATGGAGTTTTGTTCCGATGAACAACACTTCGCCCACCAAATACCTGATAGCGAATGCAGATGAAATGGAGCCAGGTACATTTAAAGACCGTTTGCTTTTAGAAGGCAATCCGCACCAGATGATCGAAGGAATGATCGTATCTGCATTTGCTATTCAGGCCAATATTTCCTATATCTTTTTAAGATGGGCCTACAAAAAAGCTGCCCGGTTGCTACGCCATGCCATTGACGAAGCCTATGCTGCCGGATACCTGGGTCGCGATATTCTTGGGAGCGGTTATAATCTTGAAATGTACCTGCATACAGGCGTTGGACGATATATATGCGGCGAGGAAACTGCGTTGCTCAATGCCCTTGAAGGAAAACGCGCTACGCCCAGAACCAAACCTCCGTTTCCACAAATTAGCGGTTTGTTCGGCAAGCCGACCATTGTAAATAATGTGGAAACGCTTTGTAACATTCCGCATATAATCAACAATGGTGCCGATTGGTTTAAAGGCCTGAGCCCTGGCAGTGATGCCGGAACCAAGCTGTATGGTGTAAGCGGGCGTGTGAACAATCCCGGTTTATGGGAGCTGCCAATGGGAATTACCATGCGGGAATTGATTGAAGTGCATGCAGGAGGAATGAAAAACGGTTACCAGTTTAAAGGGGCGTTGCCCGGAGGTGCTTCTACCGATTTTCTTGTCAATAAACATATGGATGTAAAGCTGGATTTCAAGTCGGTTGCTGCGGCCGGGAGCAGGTTAGGTACCGGTACCATGATCGTTCTCGACGACCAGACCTGTCCTGTCGGGTTCGTCCATAATCTCGAACATTTTTTTGCACAGGAATCATGTGGCTGGTGTACCCCTTGCAGGGAAGGACTGCCCTGGACTGAAAAAATATTACTTGCTATGGAGAACGGAAAAGGGCGGGCGGAAGATTTGCAGCTGCTTGACATGCATACAAAATATCTGGGGCCCGGCAATACTTTTTGCGCCCTGGCACCAGGAGCGATGGAACCTCTTCAAAGTGCGCTAAAATATTTTAAAGAAGATTTTGACAAACATATCAACGAAAAAAAATGCCCCTGGCGGTGA
- the nuoE gene encoding NADH-quinone oxidoreductase subunit NuoE codes for MKINVMSPILLTAEEKEEIDVEIGLVPYRKAACIEALKIVQHHRGWISDESLHTIAGYLEMSPEELDSVATFYNLVFRKPVGRNVILLCDSISCYVMGYEKIYEQLKARLHISFGETTTDGRFTLLPNACLGTCDHAPACMIHHELYRDLTADQLDEILDAYK; via the coding sequence ATGAAAATCAACGTTATGAGCCCGATTTTGCTGACGGCCGAAGAAAAAGAAGAAATTGACGTGGAAATCGGACTTGTTCCGTATCGTAAAGCGGCGTGCATCGAAGCGCTGAAAATTGTGCAGCATCACCGTGGCTGGATTTCGGACGAAAGCCTGCATACCATTGCGGGTTACCTGGAAATGTCGCCGGAAGAACTGGACAGCGTTGCTACTTTTTATAACCTGGTTTTTCGCAAACCTGTTGGCAGGAACGTTATTCTGCTTTGCGACAGTATCAGCTGTTATGTTATGGGTTATGAAAAAATCTATGAACAGCTGAAAGCCAGATTACATATCAGTTTTGGGGAAACAACAACGGACGGGCGGTTTACACTTTTGCCCAATGCCTGCCTTGGTACCTGTGACCACGCACCTGCCTGTATGATCCATCACGAATTATACAGAGACCTGACGGCAGACCAGCTCGACGAAATTTTAGACGCATACAAATAA